Proteins found in one Vagococcus carniphilus genomic segment:
- a CDS encoding DJ-1/PfpI family protein encodes MAKRKALFLVYDGMSLSEVTLLADFLTAFQPCDSSWQIDTVGSKDKKMVTTEESFQVLPNKSFEEVDFSDYEVIILTGNINPYPIAEDIDLIEFLKKMNGLSNRPLIAAISSAPMFLAKAGVLEGVKFTSGLFEETLNEFDFFDKQNIVRKPVVFDKEKNIVTAIGFAYREFAVKVAELLSYENAERSLAGPRKDREYTDEELTFNRPL; translated from the coding sequence ATGGCTAAAAGAAAAGCTTTATTCTTAGTTTATGATGGTATGTCCCTTAGTGAGGTAACTTTATTAGCTGATTTTTTAACGGCCTTTCAACCATGTGATTCTTCTTGGCAAATTGATACAGTAGGTTCTAAAGATAAGAAAATGGTCACGACAGAGGAATCATTTCAAGTGTTGCCCAACAAAAGTTTTGAAGAAGTAGATTTTTCTGATTATGAAGTGATAATTTTAACAGGAAATATAAATCCTTATCCGATTGCTGAAGACATAGACCTGATTGAATTTTTGAAAAAAATGAATGGATTGTCTAACCGGCCACTGATTGCAGCTATTTCATCTGCACCAATGTTTCTTGCAAAAGCAGGAGTTTTAGAAGGGGTTAAATTTACTTCAGGGTTATTTGAAGAAACATTAAATGAGTTTGATTTTTTTGATAAACAAAATATTGTTAGAAAACCAGTTGTATTTGATAAAGAGAAAAATATTGTTACAGCAATTGGTTTTGCATATAGAGAATTTGCAGTGAAGGTGGCAGAGCTTTTAAGTTACGAAAATGCAGAAAGAAGTTTAGCTGGACCAAGAAAAGATAGAGAGTACACGGATGAAGAACTAACTTTTAATCGACCTTTATAG
- a CDS encoding FecCD family ABC transporter permease has product MEVKERKKGSANFFVYVVLGIVLLLIACFFSISYGAAAIPLKTAWQAIFSFDETLTEHQTILTLRLPRTIADMIVGASLAVSGAIMQGTTRNPLADSGLMGISSGATFAMALSLALMPQFNYIEMLVISCIGASLTTGLTYFVASTGKKGMTPQRLVLAGISISMLFGAMSSYLSIKYKLGHALMYFTAGGTAGAKWGELAVIFPLFVLGVLASIMLSPSVTMLSLGEEVALGLGLNIKRVKIFSTLIVLVLTGLSVVVIGPVSFVGLIVPHMIRFFVGVDYRFVIPASMLYGALLTVVADIIGRVINRPFETPIGIIFSLIGVPFFLYLVKKGEREF; this is encoded by the coding sequence ATGGAAGTAAAAGAACGTAAGAAAGGCTCTGCTAATTTTTTTGTTTATGTTGTGTTAGGCATTGTGTTGCTGTTAATAGCTTGTTTCTTTTCAATCTCATATGGAGCGGCAGCTATCCCTTTAAAAACAGCTTGGCAAGCCATTTTCTCTTTTGATGAAACGTTAACAGAACACCAAACGATACTAACTCTACGATTACCTCGAACAATAGCAGATATGATTGTTGGAGCAAGTTTAGCTGTCTCAGGAGCTATTATGCAAGGAACGACGAGAAATCCATTAGCTGATTCAGGTTTAATGGGAATCAGCTCAGGAGCCACATTTGCTATGGCGCTTAGCTTAGCTTTAATGCCTCAGTTTAATTATATTGAGATGTTAGTTATTTCTTGTATTGGAGCAAGTTTAACCACAGGATTAACCTACTTTGTTGCTTCAACTGGAAAAAAAGGCATGACACCACAACGACTTGTTTTAGCAGGAATTTCAATTTCTATGTTATTTGGAGCCATGAGTAGTTATCTTTCGATTAAGTATAAATTAGGGCATGCTTTAATGTATTTTACGGCTGGAGGAACTGCAGGAGCTAAGTGGGGAGAACTGGCTGTTATTTTCCCATTATTTGTCCTTGGTGTTTTAGCATCTATTATGTTGTCTCCCTCAGTAACAATGCTTAGCTTAGGAGAAGAAGTAGCTCTTGGATTAGGACTAAATATTAAACGTGTTAAAATTTTTTCGACCTTAATCGTTTTAGTTTTAACAGGACTTTCAGTTGTGGTAATTGGACCTGTTAGTTTTGTTGGATTGATTGTTCCTCATATGATTCGTTTTTTTGTTGGTGTAGATTATCGATTTGTTATTCCAGCAAGTATGCTTTACGGGGCTCTTTTAACTGTTGTAGCTGATATTATTGGACGTGTGATTAATCGTCCTTTTGAAACACCAATTGGTATTATATTTTCTTTAATTGGCGTTCCATTCTTTTTATATCTAGTCAAAAAAGGGGAGCGTGAATTTTAA
- a CDS encoding DUF3784 domain-containing protein, translating into MKPITIISLVISVLCFIGAIIFHLLKSKGAILVSGFDNIPKNEQKYYYKEKISLDMRNSLITWGITLLLGSFFSQFLHEYFGIGAIIIFFILMIHSLGPFDQYKFK; encoded by the coding sequence ATGAAGCCAATAACCATTATTAGTTTAGTTATATCTGTTTTATGTTTTATTGGGGCGATAATTTTTCACTTGTTAAAATCAAAAGGAGCTATATTAGTTAGTGGTTTCGATAATATTCCCAAAAACGAACAAAAATATTATTATAAAGAAAAAATTAGCTTAGATATGAGGAATTCCTTAATAACTTGGGGAATAACGTTACTACTAGGTTCATTTTTTTCTCAGTTTCTTCATGAATATTTTGGGATAGGAGCTATAATCATCTTTTTTATTTTAATGATTCATTCTTTAGGTCCATTTGATCAATACAAATTTAAATAG
- a CDS encoding DUF1648 domain-containing protein: MINVLVMLFFNLMIGLLMGLTPYYSKRDIPFGVTLPETDEAKTVMAHQKKSYLMINLFLSFLIGLGIVMYGLFQHTIDLERLMFFSVLGLFIQLIVSMGVYLAKYKQLKTFKKGLKTDGLKQPKMVIDLSFRDEKLIFPTGYLVGVNLAFVLLTVVLTVSQYQHIPESFVTKWDMNMNPIIMTDKTWKSVLAIPAFQLFLTFVMGISNQSYLKGKQRIDVKNTEESIARNKKFRKQSSLLNFVLSLLVQLLMMMIQLSIIFQQITPQTLMVASLVFTVAILGIVLWFSLYYGQGGDRLKTVNVSKEAPVKIDESASFDDDDHWKLGMFYFNQEDPSFWVEKRMGLGMTFNFAKWQSWAFLIGVIIIPIGIAFLMM, from the coding sequence ATGATTAATGTACTAGTGATGCTATTTTTTAATTTGATGATTGGTTTGTTAATGGGACTGACTCCTTACTATAGTAAGAGAGATATTCCTTTTGGAGTGACGCTACCAGAGACAGATGAAGCCAAAACAGTTATGGCTCATCAAAAGAAAAGTTACTTAATGATTAATCTTTTTTTGAGTTTCTTAATTGGATTAGGCATTGTGATGTATGGCTTGTTTCAACATACAATTGACTTAGAAAGATTAATGTTCTTTAGTGTTTTAGGACTCTTTATTCAATTAATTGTTTCGATGGGTGTTTACTTAGCTAAATATAAACAGTTAAAAACTTTCAAAAAGGGATTAAAAACTGATGGATTGAAACAACCAAAAATGGTAATTGATTTGTCTTTTAGAGATGAAAAGTTGATTTTTCCAACAGGTTACTTGGTCGGTGTGAATCTTGCTTTTGTATTATTAACAGTTGTTTTAACTGTTTCTCAGTATCAACACATCCCTGAATCATTTGTCACTAAGTGGGATATGAACATGAACCCTATCATCATGACAGATAAAACATGGAAGAGTGTCCTAGCAATTCCAGCATTTCAACTATTTTTAACATTTGTGATGGGAATTAGTAATCAGTCTTATCTAAAAGGAAAGCAACGAATCGATGTGAAAAATACTGAAGAGTCTATCGCTAGAAATAAAAAATTTAGAAAGCAATCCTCTTTATTAAACTTTGTTCTTTCTTTATTGGTTCAACTATTAATGATGATGATTCAGTTGTCTATTATTTTCCAACAAATTACGCCTCAAACGTTGATGGTAGCATCTCTTGTCTTTACTGTCGCTATTCTAGGAATTGTTTTATGGTTCTCTCTTTATTACGGTCAAGGTGGAGACAGGTTGAAGACGGTGAATGTTTCTAAAGAGGCACCAGTTAAGATTGATGAGTCAGCTTCTTTTGATGATGATGATCACTGGAAATTAGGCATGTTCTATTTTAACCAAGAAGATCCTTCTTTTTGGGTAGAAAAAAGAATGGGATTAGGAATGACTTTTAATTTTGCTAAATGGCAAAGTTGGGCTTTTTTAATAGGTGTTATCATCATCCCAATTGGCATTGCCTTTTTAATGATGTAA
- a CDS encoding Type 1 glutamine amidotransferase-like domain-containing protein, with amino-acid sequence MSIRYYFSWFDEGIPNNIATRLKKDVIEKKSLVLISGNPEEEVFESDLIVKKWFSEIGILFDEYHILNNKVTKKDMQNILTEASIIFLCGGYPKIQNEFLVENDLGNTIKSCNSIIIGASAGSMNMSFKWLSSKNTDQVVENTSVVKGIGLDDFYFCTKANQSITDKKLIDELNQNLHDTQTFIAIGESAIRIEDKEIGGYGEIYSLLNQNITKMSPSF; translated from the coding sequence ATGTCTATTCGTTATTATTTTAGTTGGTTTGATGAGGGAATTCCTAATAATATTGCTACACGTCTAAAAAAAGATGTTATTGAGAAAAAATCACTTGTATTGATTAGTGGGAATCCTGAAGAAGAGGTATTTGAGAGTGATTTAATCGTAAAAAAGTGGTTTAGTGAAATAGGAATATTATTTGATGAGTACCATATTCTTAATAATAAAGTTACGAAAAAAGATATGCAAAACATACTAACTGAGGCTTCTATTATTTTTTTATGTGGTGGATATCCTAAAATCCAAAATGAGTTTCTTGTAGAAAATGACCTAGGGAATACTATCAAGTCTTGTAACTCTATTATTATTGGAGCTAGTGCTGGATCTATGAACATGTCTTTCAAATGGTTATCTTCAAAAAATACAGATCAGGTTGTAGAAAATACTTCAGTTGTTAAAGGTATTGGATTAGATGATTTTTATTTTTGTACTAAAGCCAATCAATCAATTACAGATAAAAAATTAATAGATGAATTAAATCAAAATTTACATGATACACAAACCTTTATTGCGATTGGAGAATCAGCAATTAGAATTGAGGATAAGGAAATAGGTGGTTATGGTGAAATATATTCTTTGCTAAATCAAAATATTACTAAAATGAGTCCTTCTTTCTAG
- a CDS encoding ABC transporter ATP-binding protein, with protein MNQIETKELSIAYDERVIVEDLNLSLPKGKITSIIGPNGCGKSTILKTIGRIQKKKSGMVYLDGDDIFNLPTKTIARKMAILPQTPTAPSGLTVKELVSYGRFPHQKGFGKLTTKDKEIVEWALKVTKLEEYAQREIDNLSGGQRQRVWIAMALAQQTELILLDEPTTYLDMAHQLEVLELLEELNQKEGCTIVMVLHDLNLAARFSDFMVAVNQGKIKATGTPEEVITKECLRDVFQIEATIVNEPESQRPVCLTYHLMK; from the coding sequence ATGAATCAAATAGAAACCAAAGAACTATCTATTGCATATGATGAGCGAGTGATTGTTGAGGATCTGAATTTATCACTCCCGAAAGGAAAAATAACTTCAATTATTGGACCCAATGGATGTGGCAAATCAACGATTTTAAAAACAATTGGTCGAATTCAAAAGAAAAAATCAGGAATGGTTTATTTAGATGGGGACGATATATTCAATTTACCAACAAAAACAATTGCTAGAAAAATGGCAATACTTCCGCAAACACCCACAGCACCAAGTGGCTTAACAGTTAAAGAATTAGTTTCATACGGGCGTTTTCCTCATCAAAAAGGATTTGGAAAGCTAACAACTAAAGATAAAGAAATAGTTGAGTGGGCTTTGAAGGTAACGAAATTAGAAGAGTACGCTCAAAGAGAAATTGATAATTTGTCGGGTGGACAAAGACAACGAGTTTGGATTGCTATGGCATTAGCTCAACAAACGGAATTAATTTTATTAGATGAACCAACAACTTATCTTGATATGGCGCATCAATTAGAGGTATTAGAATTATTAGAAGAATTGAATCAAAAAGAGGGTTGTACGATTGTGATGGTTTTACACGATTTAAATTTAGCAGCTCGATTTTCTGATTTTATGGTGGCTGTTAATCAAGGAAAGATTAAAGCCACAGGTACGCCAGAAGAAGTTATTACGAAAGAGTGCTTGCGAGATGTTTTCCAAATAGAAGCAACGATTGTTAATGAGCCCGAAAGTCAGCGTCCCGTCTGTTTAACCTATCATTTAATGAAATAA
- a CDS encoding GNAT family N-acetyltransferase — protein MVATLETNRLKLRKMTVDDTDEVFENWTSSENVATYLTWAPHSEIEVTKNYLTFEEHNRNEGWGIVLKETNQLIGNISVVDDKPKTKTKALGYVLGEKFWNQGYMSEALIEVIDFLFETTDVNRIEAEHDTENPGSGRVMEKAGMTFEGILREAKLNNRGIVDVALYSILRSERK, from the coding sequence ATGGTAGCAACACTAGAAACGAATCGTTTAAAGTTACGAAAAATGACAGTTGATGATACTGACGAAGTCTTTGAGAATTGGACAAGTTCTGAAAATGTAGCAACATATTTAACGTGGGCTCCACACTCCGAGATTGAAGTAACAAAGAACTACTTAACTTTTGAAGAACACAATAGAAATGAAGGTTGGGGTATCGTTTTAAAAGAAACCAATCAATTGATTGGAAACATTTCTGTTGTTGATGATAAACCTAAAACAAAAACGAAAGCACTAGGCTATGTATTAGGAGAGAAATTTTGGAATCAAGGTTATATGAGTGAAGCTCTGATAGAAGTAATTGATTTTTTATTTGAAACAACTGATGTTAATAGAATTGAAGCAGAGCATGATACAGAAAATCCTGGCTCTGGCCGAGTGATGGAAAAAGCTGGTATGACTTTTGAAGGTATTTTACGAGAGGCAAAATTGAATAATCGAGGTATTGTTGACGTAGCCCTTTATAGTATTCTACGATCAGAGCGAAAATAA
- a CDS encoding ABC transporter substrate-binding protein, which translates to MWKKVLSLLSLGLLAVLIVGCSSGKEDTKEKATTKVVETEMGKVEVPTKPKKVVVNWYIHDVASLGVKPVAYAGWAQEAMPMYKEIKDIPTIEKWEKEELLSYEPDLIISYDKDDFDKFSKIAPVVVISEKKTPEERLELLGEVLGKEEEAKKQVTTFEEKLAKAKDSFAKDEFKGKTFSIFEDWGSASYGVYYETGSRGGTLLYDHIGLKYPDKLKELIEKSGETREGLSYEVAADYFGDYVIWFLQPGKKDSEFEKTKIWPTIPAVKDGHILTVPGDLNGLFYYSDVSSLTHQLDYFVEHFDALVK; encoded by the coding sequence ATGTGGAAAAAAGTTTTATCTTTATTGAGTTTAGGGCTATTAGCCGTTTTAATTGTTGGTTGTTCAAGCGGTAAGGAAGATACAAAGGAAAAAGCAACAACTAAAGTAGTGGAAACAGAGATGGGGAAAGTAGAAGTACCTACAAAACCTAAAAAAGTAGTCGTTAATTGGTACATTCATGATGTTGCTTCATTAGGAGTAAAACCTGTTGCTTATGCTGGTTGGGCGCAAGAAGCAATGCCAATGTATAAAGAAATAAAAGATATCCCTACTATTGAAAAATGGGAAAAAGAAGAACTTTTATCATATGAACCAGATTTAATTATCTCATACGATAAAGATGATTTTGATAAATTTTCTAAGATTGCACCTGTAGTTGTTATTTCTGAGAAAAAAACACCAGAAGAAAGACTTGAACTGTTAGGTGAAGTTCTTGGTAAAGAAGAAGAAGCTAAAAAACAAGTTACTACTTTTGAAGAAAAACTTGCTAAAGCAAAAGATTCATTTGCTAAAGATGAATTTAAAGGAAAAACATTTAGTATTTTTGAAGACTGGGGTAGTGCTTCATATGGTGTTTACTATGAAACAGGCTCAAGAGGTGGAACATTACTATACGATCACATTGGCTTGAAGTACCCAGATAAATTAAAAGAATTGATTGAAAAAAGCGGTGAAACAAGAGAAGGTTTATCCTATGAAGTTGCTGCTGATTACTTTGGTGATTATGTCATCTGGTTCTTACAACCTGGTAAAAAAGATTCTGAATTTGAAAAAACAAAAATTTGGCCAACAATTCCAGCCGTTAAAGATGGTCACATTTTAACAGTGCCAGGAGACTTGAATGGATTATTCTATTATTCAGATGTTTCAAGTTTAACGCATCAATTAGACTATTTTGTTGAACATTTTGATGCTTTAGTAAAATAA
- a CDS encoding MmcQ/YjbR family DNA-binding protein — MTITREDIITYISNKYEVSPEYTFAKFPQYCVFRHVENNKWFALIMNVSKEKIYGKRKNKVDIIDLKVDPELISILKGKKEYFSAYHMNKEHWISVDLSEVRNINELKNLIDDSFTLTKK, encoded by the coding sequence ATGACTATAACAAGAGAAGATATTATTACATATATAAGTAATAAATATGAAGTTTCACCAGAATACACATTTGCTAAATTTCCTCAATATTGTGTTTTTAGGCACGTTGAAAATAATAAATGGTTTGCACTTATTATGAATGTTTCAAAAGAAAAAATTTATGGTAAAAGGAAAAACAAAGTAGACATTATAGATTTAAAAGTGGATCCTGAACTAATCTCAATTTTAAAAGGAAAAAAAGAGTACTTTTCTGCTTATCATATGAATAAGGAACATTGGATTTCGGTAGATTTATCTGAAGTTAGAAATATAAATGAATTAAAAAATTTAATTGATGATAGTTTTACATTAACAAAAAAATAA
- a CDS encoding GntR family transcriptional regulator: MIIEIDVSSETPIYTQLVYQIKLGLIQGKIKPGDSLPSVRSLAGDIGINLHTVNKAYKVLVGEGIVEQVKKGYQISSETPPKISDDYLSVFKEQLFDLMIDAHVFNIDVDHLLEDMQGKLKGDGTDD, encoded by the coding sequence ATGATTATTGAAATAGATGTATCGAGTGAAACACCTATTTACACGCAGTTGGTCTATCAAATCAAGTTGGGACTTATTCAAGGAAAAATAAAACCTGGTGATAGTTTACCAAGTGTTAGGAGTTTAGCAGGGGATATTGGTATTAATCTACATACGGTAAATAAAGCTTACAAAGTTTTGGTTGGTGAAGGAATCGTTGAACAAGTAAAAAAAGGCTACCAAATTTCAAGCGAGACACCACCCAAAATCAGTGATGATTATTTATCGGTCTTTAAAGAACAACTATTTGATTTAATGATTGATGCTCATGTATTTAATATTGATGTGGATCATTTATTAGAGGACATGCAAGGAAAGCTAAAAGGAGATGGTACAGATGATTAA
- the asnA gene encoding aspartate--ammonia ligase, which translates to MEKTIIPNNYQSTLNVYDTQTAIGFIKRCFEEALTGSLKLKRVSAPLFVDERSGLNDNLSGTERPVKFDVPALSDNGEVVHSLAKWKRVALKQYDFHSGNGLYADMNAIRRDEELDNLHSIYVDQWDWERVITKEQRTIDYLKETVQGLVNAMAETASRLHTKYPNVDVSIDTSVSFVTSQELADLYPDLDSKEREHAYVKEHPTTFILQIGDVLKHGTPHDNRAPDYDDWALNGDLLFWHEPLQCAMELSSMGIRVDDQALLAQLEKANAKERLEFPYHQQVINNELPLTIGGGIGQSRMCMLLLGKAHIGEVQVSLWDEETINACHEKIFLL; encoded by the coding sequence ATGGAGAAAACAATTATACCTAACAACTACCAATCCACACTAAACGTTTACGATACTCAAACAGCAATCGGTTTTATTAAACGCTGTTTTGAAGAAGCTTTAACAGGAAGTCTAAAACTTAAAAGGGTATCTGCTCCTTTGTTTGTTGATGAACGTTCCGGTTTAAATGATAACTTAAGTGGCACTGAGCGACCTGTAAAATTCGATGTTCCTGCCCTTTCTGATAACGGTGAAGTCGTTCACTCTCTTGCTAAATGGAAACGAGTGGCACTTAAGCAATACGATTTTCACTCTGGAAATGGTTTGTATGCTGATATGAACGCTATTAGACGAGATGAAGAGTTAGACAACCTACATTCTATTTATGTCGATCAATGGGACTGGGAGCGTGTTATTACAAAAGAACAACGAACCATTGATTATTTAAAAGAGACAGTACAAGGATTAGTTAATGCAATGGCTGAAACAGCTAGTCGTTTACATACCAAGTACCCAAATGTCGATGTATCAATTGATACTAGCGTTTCTTTTGTTACTAGCCAAGAATTAGCTGATTTATATCCTGATTTAGACTCTAAAGAAAGAGAACATGCTTATGTAAAAGAACATCCCACAACGTTCATTTTACAAATCGGTGATGTGTTAAAACACGGTACCCCTCATGATAACCGAGCACCTGATTATGATGATTGGGCTTTAAATGGCGATTTATTATTCTGGCACGAACCTCTTCAATGCGCAATGGAATTATCTAGTATGGGAATTCGAGTGGATGACCAAGCCCTATTAGCTCAATTAGAAAAAGCAAATGCTAAAGAAAGACTAGAGTTTCCTTATCATCAACAAGTTATCAACAATGAACTACCTCTAACAATTGGTGGTGGAATTGGCCAAAGTCGTATGTGTATGCTGCTTCTTGGAAAAGCACATATTGGAGAAGTCCAAGTTTCTTTATGGGATGAAGAAACCATCAATGCTTGTCACGAAAAAATATTCTTACTATAA
- a CDS encoding LacI family DNA-binding transcriptional regulator — MALTIRDIAKMSGVSVTTVSQILNNKGHRFSKETKGKVLSVVKENEYTPNYFASNIIKKKSKLIGVVMPSMNEPLAYSIVRNMREFLGQEDYHLLISESYGKKEQEVELLSQYNQLSVEAILLISTHEFTKEVINQGHYRETPVIFLDYGKKDHFFGTVVLGEYKGIYDGVTYLINKGHQKIGLIKYEGKEYSLPERKKAYEDALTTNQLPVDPNLVKKTELSVQAGYQATIELLRKSSVTAIFCCDDNVPIGCYQAIIDEGKRINDDVEVIGYDGVSFLSQVRPSIKTLKTPFKEIARALSKKLIQAINYPHTKQNNHYLEMSFLEE, encoded by the coding sequence ATGGCTTTAACCATTCGTGATATCGCAAAAATGTCAGGCGTTTCAGTTACAACGGTTTCTCAAATACTGAATAATAAAGGTCATCGTTTCAGTAAAGAGACGAAGGGAAAAGTATTGAGCGTTGTAAAAGAGAATGAATACACACCAAATTATTTTGCTTCTAATATCATTAAAAAAAAGTCTAAGTTAATAGGTGTAGTTATGCCTTCGATGAATGAACCTTTGGCTTATTCAATTGTTAGAAATATGAGAGAATTTCTGGGACAAGAGGATTATCATCTGTTAATCAGCGAGTCTTATGGAAAAAAAGAACAAGAAGTTGAGTTGTTAAGCCAATACAACCAGCTGTCTGTAGAAGCAATTTTGCTGATTTCAACCCATGAATTTACTAAAGAAGTAATTAATCAAGGGCATTATCGTGAAACACCAGTTATTTTTTTGGACTATGGGAAAAAGGATCATTTTTTTGGAACAGTTGTTTTAGGAGAATACAAAGGAATTTATGATGGTGTTACTTATTTGATTAATAAAGGACATCAAAAAATAGGTCTTATTAAATATGAGGGTAAGGAGTATTCATTACCTGAGAGAAAAAAAGCTTATGAAGATGCTTTAACCACTAATCAATTGCCAGTTGATCCAAATTTGGTAAAGAAAACAGAACTATCTGTTCAGGCTGGGTATCAAGCAACGATTGAATTATTGAGAAAATCATCTGTAACAGCTATTTTTTGTTGTGATGATAATGTACCTATAGGTTGTTATCAAGCCATTATTGATGAGGGAAAAAGAATAAATGATGACGTTGAAGTGATAGGTTATGACGGCGTTTCTTTCCTTTCACAAGTTCGACCATCAATTAAAACGTTAAAGACACCATTTAAAGAGATAGCAAGAGCATTATCTAAGAAATTAATTCAAGCAATTAATTACCCTCATACTAAACAGAACAATCATTATTTAGAAATGAGTTTTCTTGAAGAGTAA
- a CDS encoding NUDIX hydrolase: MKAELIKQLQDYIPFNEQEEKDKEVIIEALINYEDIFYRSNLMAHITVSAWVTNANRDKVLMAYHNIYDSWSWLGGHADGDEELLQVALKEVKEESGLEHVTPVSSEIYSLEVLTVDGHMKHQAYVPSHLHLNLTYLIEATEEETLQVKVDENSQLGWFSLEKAVQASSEPWFRDRIYSKLNEKLLKF; encoded by the coding sequence ATGAAGGCTGAACTAATAAAACAATTACAGGATTACATTCCTTTTAATGAGCAAGAAGAAAAAGATAAAGAAGTCATTATTGAAGCATTAATCAATTATGAAGACATTTTTTATCGAAGTAATTTGATGGCTCATATAACCGTTTCAGCATGGGTTACAAATGCTAATCGAGATAAGGTACTGATGGCTTATCATAATATTTATGATTCTTGGTCTTGGCTAGGCGGACATGCTGATGGAGATGAAGAGTTACTTCAAGTAGCTTTAAAAGAAGTGAAAGAAGAAAGTGGTTTGGAACATGTGACTCCAGTCAGTTCAGAAATCTACTCTTTAGAGGTCTTAACCGTAGATGGTCACATGAAACATCAAGCTTATGTTCCGTCTCATCTTCATCTCAATCTAACTTATTTGATTGAAGCAACAGAAGAAGAAACACTTCAAGTTAAAGTTGATGAGAATAGTCAACTGGGATGGTTTTCTTTAGAGAAGGCCGTTCAGGCTTCTAGTGAACCGTGGTTTAGAGATCGTATTTATTCTAAGTTAAATGAAAAATTGCTTAAATTTTAA
- a CDS encoding FecCD family ABC transporter permease — translation MEKHLLRKFLLLGSLVILVIFLGVISINSGKMSLPPSTVWQVLNGNGTYQENLIVFEFRFPRIILAIFVGIGMGVSGVIMQSLLKNDMASPGTLGISSGSGLFVLMYIVLFHSESIFSAYALPALSFVGGILSALIIFFLSYSRKKEMSPTTLILTGVAVGSGYSALTTMLSLRMDERQMEFMQKWQAGNLWGDDWRYLKVFIPCIIILVGYTVFKAQVINTINLGNETAKGLGVSVKVEFISLMFVAVALSSLSVALGGNFFFVGLIAPHIARKLVGANHFFVIPVSGLLGGGIILLADTITRSISLGSDVPTGIVITVLSTPYFLYLLSKAD, via the coding sequence ATGGAAAAGCATTTACTAAGAAAGTTTCTTTTATTGGGTTCTTTAGTTATTTTAGTCATTTTTTTAGGTGTGATTAGTATTAACTCAGGAAAGATGAGTTTACCACCAAGTACAGTTTGGCAAGTATTAAATGGTAATGGAACTTATCAAGAGAATTTGATTGTGTTTGAATTTCGTTTTCCACGAATTATACTAGCTATTTTTGTAGGTATTGGTATGGGGGTTTCAGGTGTCATTATGCAAAGTCTGCTTAAAAATGATATGGCAAGTCCTGGAACGTTAGGAATTAGTTCTGGTTCAGGTTTATTTGTTTTAATGTATATTGTTTTATTTCATTCAGAGAGTATTTTTTCAGCGTATGCTCTACCTGCTCTTTCTTTTGTTGGTGGCATTTTATCAGCTCTTATCATTTTCTTTTTATCTTATAGTCGAAAAAAAGAAATGTCTCCGACAACCTTGATTTTAACCGGAGTTGCAGTTGGTAGTGGCTATAGTGCTCTTACAACCATGCTTAGCCTTAGAATGGATGAAAGGCAAATGGAGTTTATGCAAAAATGGCAAGCTGGAAATCTTTGGGGTGACGATTGGCGTTATTTAAAAGTCTTTATCCCATGTATCATCATTCTTGTCGGCTATACCGTGTTTAAAGCCCAAGTTATTAATACGATTAATTTAGGAAATGAAACGGCAAAAGGATTAGGAGTTTCTGTAAAAGTAGAGTTTATTAGTTTGATGTTTGTTGCAGTAGCCCTTTCCTCATTAAGTGTGGCTTTAGGAGGTAATTTCTTTTTTGTTGGTTTGATTGCTCCACATATTGCAAGAAAACTTGTAGGGGCTAATCACTTCTTTGTCATTCCTGTTTCAGGTTTATTAGGAGGAGGTATCATCTTACTTGCTGATACGATTACAAGATCAATTAGTTTAGGTAGTGATGTTCCAACAGGGATTGTGATTACTGTACTTAGTACGCCGTATTTCTTATATTTATTATCAAAGGCAGATTAG